A genomic region of Chroogloeocystis siderophila 5.2 s.c.1 contains the following coding sequences:
- a CDS encoding diacylglycerol kinase family protein, with product MFRSACLIFNPSSGQGNPVEELTAIRETLGSKIDLDIHPAHNKKHDIPQAISVAVEQNTDVIIAAGGDGTVADVAAALRNIQIPLGIIPRGTANNFATAVGIPQDIHSACDVILSGRLRTIDTAACNGKLGLLQKSVKLT from the coding sequence ATGTTTCGCTCAGCTTGTCTTATTTTCAACCCATCATCAGGACAAGGAAATCCTGTAGAAGAGCTAACAGCAATTAGAGAAACACTAGGGTCAAAAATCGACTTAGATATTCACCCTGCTCATAATAAAAAACACGATATTCCTCAAGCCATCAGTGTAGCAGTTGAGCAGAATACAGATGTCATTATTGCTGCTGGAGGTGATGGTACTGTTGCTGATGTCGCTGCTGCGTTAAGAAACATACAAATTCCGCTTGGTATCATTCCTAGAGGAACAGCGAATAATTTTGCGACAGCCGTAGGTATACCTCAAGATATCCACTCTGCTTGCGACGTTATCTTATCTGGAAGATTACGTACTATTGACACTGCTGCTTGCAACGGTAAACTAGGTCTCTTGCAAAAGTCGGTCAAACTCACCTAG
- a CDS encoding carbon dioxide-concentrating mechanism protein CcmK, translated as MSIAVGMIETVGFPAVVEAADAMVKSARVTLVGYEKIGSGRVTVIIRGDVAEVQASIAAGVDTANRVNGGQVISTHVIARPHENLEYVLPIRYSEEVEQFRTD; from the coding sequence ATGTCAATTGCAGTTGGAATGATTGAAACTGTGGGTTTTCCCGCAGTAGTGGAAGCAGCAGATGCGATGGTAAAATCTGCACGGGTTACATTAGTAGGTTACGAAAAGATTGGTAGTGGTCGCGTAACAGTTATTATCCGAGGTGATGTTGCTGAAGTTCAAGCTTCGATTGCTGCTGGAGTTGATACAGCCAATCGTGTCAATGGTGGACAAGTCATCTCTACCCATGTTATTGCCCGCCCTCACGAAAATTTAGAGTACGTTCTACCCATTCGTTACAGCGAAGAAGTTGAACAGTTTCGGACAGATTAA
- a CDS encoding ribulose bisphosphate carboxylase small subunit — MGYYIAPRFLNKLAVHITKNFLDLPGVRVPLILGIHGHKGEGKTFQCELVFDLMGVEAVHVSGGELESPDAGDPARLLRLRYREAADLIRTRGKMAILMINDLDAGAGRFDQATQYTVNTQLVNGTLMNIADNPTNVQLPGSYDDKPLPRVPIIVTGNDLTTLYAPLVRDGRMEKFYWEPNREDKIGIVGGIFEPDELSKSDVEKLVDTFLEQSIDFYGALRSRIYDEQILDFIEKVGFNRVGKQVVNSAEKPPSFRKPDFSLSHLIEQGKLIVNEQRRLQELRLAAAYNIGASNPQPNRSQVTPTPTTQYESGNGSTKRNAEVNQPRQISNGYNSSKTQTATTIDSEVVEQVQSLLAQGYPVGVEYVDQRRFRTGSWQSGTVIQPQDKSEAIATLESCLADHENDYVRVFGIQPGARKRVMETIIQRPNH, encoded by the coding sequence ATGGGATATTACATCGCTCCTCGTTTCTTAAATAAGCTTGCTGTCCATATTACAAAAAACTTTCTTGATTTACCAGGCGTTCGCGTTCCACTCATTTTAGGTATTCACGGACATAAAGGAGAAGGAAAAACTTTTCAATGCGAACTCGTGTTCGATCTGATGGGCGTTGAAGCAGTTCATGTTTCGGGTGGAGAATTAGAAAGCCCAGATGCAGGCGATCCAGCGCGATTACTTCGCCTGCGATATCGCGAAGCCGCAGATTTAATTCGGACTCGTGGCAAAATGGCGATACTAATGATTAATGACTTAGATGCTGGTGCGGGTAGATTTGACCAAGCGACTCAATATACCGTTAATACTCAGCTAGTTAATGGTACGTTAATGAATATTGCCGATAATCCCACTAACGTACAACTGCCTGGGAGTTATGACGATAAGCCACTACCCCGCGTTCCGATTATTGTTACGGGTAACGATTTGACTACCCTTTATGCTCCACTCGTGCGTGATGGTAGAATGGAGAAGTTTTATTGGGAACCCAATCGGGAAGATAAAATTGGCATTGTTGGCGGAATTTTTGAACCTGATGAATTGTCTAAATCTGATGTTGAGAAACTAGTAGATACGTTTTTAGAACAATCAATTGACTTTTATGGGGCATTGCGATCGCGTATTTACGACGAACAGATTTTAGACTTTATCGAAAAAGTAGGATTTAATCGAGTCGGTAAACAAGTCGTTAACAGCGCAGAAAAACCACCCAGCTTTAGAAAGCCAGACTTTAGCCTTTCTCATTTAATCGAACAAGGTAAGCTGATCGTAAATGAACAACGGAGATTACAAGAGTTACGATTAGCTGCTGCTTATAATATTGGTGCATCAAATCCACAACCGAATAGAAGCCAAGTTACACCTACACCGACTACTCAGTATGAAAGTGGAAATGGTTCTACTAAAAGAAATGCTGAAGTCAATCAGCCTCGTCAAATCAGTAACGGATACAATTCCAGTAAAACGCAAACTGCAACTACAATAGATTCAGAGGTTGTTGAGCAAGTACAATCTCTTCTTGCGCAAGGATATCCTGTAGGTGTAGAATATGTCGATCAACGCCGTTTCCGTACCGGTTCTTGGCAAAGTGGCACTGTGATTCAACCTCAAGACAAATCCGAGGCGATCGCAACTTTAGAATCTTGCTTGGCAGATCACGAAAACGACTATGTGCGCGTGTTTGGAATTCAGCCTGGGGCTAGAAAACGAGTCATGGAAACAATTATTCAGCGTCCTAACCATTGA
- a CDS encoding serine hydrolase, with protein MVKQLPENDNSKLFVLKMRSLNRSRLGRQIVKLALCFLLGILILLIPGLQLQLTAVPSQAIVEQNTATTEQGIPNRQELESFMDEFFAEQMEELHVPGATVALVKDGEVFFTKGYGYADIDKQMAVTPDQTVFRVGSVSKLFTATAIMQLVDRGLLNVEDDVNKYLQDFQIESTYPDPIRVRHLLTHTSGFSQHYIGIAARSEAERLSLAEYVEEYQPPRVRPAGELYSYSTYDSDLAGYIVEVVSGVSYEEYVTQNILQPLDMQRSTFSQTLPEQLATNLATGYEYEDDSYETTPYLYLNIVPAGGMSTTATDMTHFMLAHLQNGRYGEQRILSEKSAQEMRQQQFTDHPKLPGIGYAFHERFKNRQRILAHSAIFLGYTGLLSLIPDQDLGLFIAYNKFDPKFHERLTSQFLDRFYPVAEAEVPQPLANHHNRLRLFTGTYRDFEYPEHTIAKISSLFNHVSVNAKDDGTLEVHFPEGFFATIPPQDNFVRLLEVEPLIFYRYNDDDFVVFEQSDRGNITHMYHPLDLGPAGFEKLPWYETTYFHIPLAIFFLIAFLSAIWVGIRNIIQRRSQSAQQHKPMASWAWLVAGLVSLLYLVFPISMGLALLLNEPTDLIYGVPLIMVALLWIPIVAALISILLPIFAVLVWQKQYWSWWGRLHYSIITVAILGFIPFLDYWNLLGFRF; from the coding sequence ATGGTTAAGCAACTGCCTGAGAACGATAATAGTAAACTGTTCGTGCTTAAAATGCGATCGCTAAATCGTTCTCGCTTAGGAAGGCAGATTGTCAAGTTAGCTCTATGCTTTTTGCTAGGTATCTTAATCTTGTTGATACCAGGATTGCAACTACAACTAACAGCAGTACCATCACAAGCAATTGTAGAACAAAACACAGCTACAACTGAGCAAGGAATTCCCAACCGCCAAGAACTTGAAAGCTTTATGGACGAATTCTTTGCCGAACAAATGGAGGAATTGCACGTTCCTGGTGCAACCGTTGCTTTAGTGAAAGATGGTGAAGTCTTTTTTACGAAAGGTTATGGCTACGCTGATATAGACAAGCAAATGGCAGTTACGCCAGATCAAACAGTTTTTCGCGTCGGTTCAGTGTCTAAACTCTTTACCGCTACAGCAATTATGCAGCTTGTAGATCGAGGTTTATTAAATGTAGAAGACGACGTTAATAAATATCTTCAAGATTTCCAGATTGAGAGTACTTATCCAGATCCTATCCGAGTGCGGCATTTGCTTACACATACGAGTGGTTTTAGTCAACACTATATTGGCATTGCAGCCAGAAGTGAAGCAGAAAGGCTATCACTAGCTGAATATGTTGAGGAATATCAACCACCCCGCGTGCGTCCAGCAGGAGAACTTTATAGCTATTCTACATACGATTCTGACCTTGCGGGTTACATTGTTGAAGTTGTTTCAGGTGTTTCTTATGAGGAATACGTGACACAAAACATTCTGCAACCGTTGGATATGCAGCGTAGTACCTTTAGTCAAACTTTGCCAGAACAATTAGCGACTAACCTCGCAACAGGTTATGAATACGAAGATGACAGCTATGAGACAACGCCATATTTGTATCTAAATATTGTTCCGGCTGGCGGAATGAGTACGACAGCGACAGATATGACGCACTTTATGCTGGCACATTTACAAAATGGACGTTATGGCGAACAGCGGATTTTGAGTGAAAAATCTGCACAAGAAATGCGACAGCAACAATTTACCGATCATCCTAAGTTACCTGGAATCGGCTACGCTTTTCACGAAAGGTTTAAAAATCGCCAACGAATATTAGCGCATAGTGCAATTTTTCTGGGATATACAGGTTTGCTTTCTTTGATACCCGATCAAGATCTAGGGTTGTTTATCGCCTACAACAAATTCGATCCCAAATTTCACGAACGTTTGACGAGTCAGTTTTTAGATCGCTTTTATCCTGTAGCTGAAGCTGAAGTACCACAACCGTTAGCAAATCATCACAATCGACTGCGGCTTTTTACAGGAACTTACCGCGATTTTGAGTATCCAGAACACACAATCGCAAAAATTAGTTCGCTGTTTAATCATGTTAGTGTTAATGCCAAAGACGATGGCACTTTAGAAGTCCATTTTCCGGAAGGATTCTTTGCAACTATACCCCCGCAAGATAACTTTGTGCGGCTGCTAGAGGTAGAACCATTAATATTTTACCGTTACAACGACGACGATTTTGTCGTTTTTGAACAAAGCGATCGTGGAAATATCACCCATATGTATCATCCACTCGATCTTGGCCCTGCTGGGTTTGAGAAGTTACCTTGGTATGAAACAACTTATTTTCACATCCCACTGGCAATTTTCTTTCTAATTGCTTTTCTCTCCGCCATTTGGGTAGGAATTCGTAACATTATACAGCGTCGCTCTCAATCTGCACAACAGCATAAACCTATGGCAAGTTGGGCATGGTTAGTTGCAGGTTTAGTGAGTTTACTTTATTTAGTGTTTCCTATTAGTATGGGTTTGGCACTTTTACTTAACGAGCCTACCGATTTGATTTACGGAGTGCCATTAATTATGGTTGCATTACTATGGATTCCGATAGTAGCAGCTTTAATATCAATTTTACTACCAATTTTTGCAGTTCTCGTCTGGCAAAAACAATATTGGTCATGGTGGGGACGACTACATTATTCTATCATCACTGTAGCTATTTTAGGATTTATCCCCTTTTTAGATTACTGGAATTTACTTGGTTTTCGGTTTTGA
- a CDS encoding DUF3267 domain-containing protein gives MNPTSLNNQKMQHRGYQILDELTVTRPLAAKFFFLATGGFFLFLPVFLAIYAFLTGTNQDINFAFSQVQGWLGTLLLIVLTIVLHELIHGAVMSIYGGKPRYGVGLSHFVLPYAYATSSKVFTRNQFLQITLAPFAIISILGVLLMVGLQTPWLAIALAINAAGAIVDVWVSSIVWRYPRHILAEDTVIGLRIYGKSGDRRVAHSANNLFWNFLTGFAISLVVIWLGLGFVLPVILSMLGVETLTLGIPDTPLNLYQYQRTDGGGFLSSIQFINVLALSSAVGLIYGINNSKPKTK, from the coding sequence ATGAATCCTACTTCCTTGAATAACCAAAAAATGCAACACCGTGGTTATCAGATATTAGATGAATTAACAGTAACTCGTCCTTTAGCCGCCAAGTTTTTCTTTCTGGCTACAGGAGGGTTTTTCTTATTTTTACCAGTTTTCTTAGCAATTTATGCTTTTTTGACAGGAACGAATCAAGACATTAATTTTGCATTTTCGCAAGTGCAGGGTTGGCTAGGAACATTACTTCTCATTGTCTTAACAATTGTCTTGCACGAACTTATTCACGGTGCAGTCATGTCAATTTATGGTGGTAAACCGCGTTATGGAGTAGGGTTATCGCACTTTGTCTTACCTTATGCTTATGCAACTTCGAGCAAAGTTTTCACGCGCAATCAATTTTTACAGATTACGCTTGCACCCTTCGCGATCATTTCAATTTTAGGTGTATTGCTGATGGTTGGATTGCAGACACCTTGGTTAGCGATCGCACTTGCAATCAATGCAGCAGGTGCTATTGTCGATGTGTGGGTAAGTTCGATTGTTTGGCGCTACCCCCGCCACATCCTAGCAGAAGATACAGTCATTGGCTTACGCATCTATGGTAAATCAGGCGATCGCCGCGTAGCGCATTCGGCAAATAATTTATTCTGGAATTTTTTGACAGGTTTTGCGATCAGCCTGGTTGTCATTTGGCTAGGCTTGGGCTTTGTGCTACCTGTCATTTTGTCGATGCTTGGTGTGGAGACTTTGACTTTAGGAATTCCAGATACACCCTTGAACTTATATCAGTACCAACGTACCGATGGCGGTGGTTTTCTGTCTTCGATTCAGTTTATCAATGTTTTAGCATTAAGTAGTGCGGTGGGATTAATTTACGGTATCAACAACTCAAAACCGAAAACCAAGTAA